A window of Podarcis muralis chromosome 10, rPodMur119.hap1.1, whole genome shotgun sequence genomic DNA:
AAATAAATCTCTAATCAGAAGAAGCTCGGTCAGCTCTTAGAAATGTTCACCAACTCCTAAGAGTGTCAACAGAGATGTTATTGTGACTTTCAAGAGAGTTATGGACCTCATGGCAAAGCTGATTACTCACTTCTATATTCAGCAGGAAAGATCTCTTGGCCTCCTCAAGTATTCTCTCCTCAGTAGCTGAGTTCATGGGGAGACTGTTCATCCGCGCTCGATACAGCTGCTTGAACTTGCTGATGTTGGTGACTCCAGGGAAGTTGAAGAACGACAGCCCTTCTCCAGTGCTGGGCAGATGGAACATTTTCTGAGCGATCTTCTTCAGAATCTGACCCCCGGACAAATCTCCCAAGTATCGCGTGTAAGCATGGGCCACCAAAAGCTCAGGTTCGTACTGGCCCACGTGGTGTAGCCTGTCCACGTATTTCTGAGTTGCCTCGTGACACTGGATCTCCTTCCTCCACGTGGGGCCATAGAAATACTCCAAGTCTTCCTCCAAAGCTGCCCTGCGATTGAGCTCGTTTGGGAAATAAACAGGGGCATAGACTGGGTTGTCTTTATTCCGCTCAGACTCTTTCTCCAGGGCAACATAGACGTAGTACAGAGAAGCCAGGTACAGCTGAAACAAAGGatggaagggaggggag
This region includes:
- the HMOX1 gene encoding heme oxygenase 1, coding for MAQRSERMSQDLSEALKESTKEVHEQAETTDFMMRFQKGQMSLHEFKLYLASLYYVYVALEKESERNKDNPVYAPVYFPNELNRRAALEEDLEYFYGPTWRKEIQCHEATQKYVDRLHHVGQYEPELLVAHAYTRYLGDLSGGQILKKIAQKMFHLPSTGEGLSFFNFPGVTNISKFKQLYRARMNSLPMNSATEERILEEAKRSFLLNIEVFKELQRLTSQGQTTENLRLEEPKLDLHTRGINRTHSPKESDRVQMGHQQMLPSTPLLRWALAIFFLATTVGVGLYAM